The DNA segment CAATGGCTTTATCAGCAGCAATAATGACAGCATCCGCATCTTGTACATCCTCTGCTGTTACTTCATTAACAAGCCCAAGTGCCCCTTGCTGCTCCATTTTCACGTCATGACCGAGCTTTGCTCCGGCCTTTTCAAGTGCTTTAGCTGCCATTGGCGTATGTGCCAATCCAGCGATACACGCAGTCACTCCTACAAATTTCATCTTTACACGACCTCTCTCTCAACACTGTTTAATAACTCTAATACATCGTCTTTCGATTGAATGGTAGCTAAGCGTTCTTGGAACTCTTCCTCCATTAATTGACCCGCTAAAGCAGACAAGATTTGTAAATGTCTTGTTCCCGCCTCGACATTTGGAACAAGGATGGCGAATATGTTTTCTACTTTAAATTGGTCAGGTGATTGCCAATCAATTTTTTCTTTCATTTTTATAAAGATCAGAGCGGCTCTATTCACTGCCGCGCTCTTCGCGTGAGGTATGGCGATCCCTTCTTGAAAAGCCGTAGAATACGTAGTCTCTCTACTAATTAAATCTGCCAGCAGTTGCTCCTGATCATCCGTTATACCTAATTCCTGTGCCTTCTGGGAAATGAGATGTAAGACATCATCTCGATTGCCTAATTCGATATCTAAAAAAATCTGGTTGTCCTTTAAAAGCAATCTGTTTCTCCCCTTTCCGTTGTTATCGCTTACAATTGTAAGTATAAAACGGTTTCATTTATTGCTTAATACAGAGTTTAACCAATTAAGTTGGCAAAAAGTGAACGATAGCATGAAAACCTAAATGACTACTGGCTAAAACCTGACTTTAAAGCACAAAAAAAGAGAGGATTCTAGCCCTCTCTTCTTGTTTAAATTACTTTTCTTCAACTGGTGCTACACTTTTTAAAAACTGAACAAGCTCATAATTAAATTCATCCGCATGTGTCACATTAAACCCATGTGAGCCACCTTTAATGACAACTAAACGACTATTAGCAATGCGTTCGTGTGCTTTTTGTCCACTTACTTCTAGTGGTACAATAGCATCTGCATCACCATGAATAATGAATGTCGGTACATCAAACGCATCTAGATCAGCACGGAAATCTGTTTTACTAAAAGCTGCAATACAATCAAGAGTCCCCTTTGGTGAGGCAAACGCAGCAATATCACGATTATATAGTCGGAATGCTTCACTCACTAAATCTGTCTGATCACCAGAAGCAAAGAAGTTTGTTGTAAAATCATCTAAGAAGCTGATTCGATCGGTTTTCACACCATCTTCTAATCCTTTAATTGCCTCATCGTCAAACCCACCGTCTGGATGATCCTCCGTTTTGTAAAGATAAGGTGGTACAGCCCCTGCTAAGACGGCACTTGATATACGCTTTGTTCCATACGTACCAATATAGCGGGCCACTTCCCCACCACCCATCGAGAAACCAACTAATGTTACGTCGCTTAGGTTGAGATGGTTCAAAATCTTATTTAAGTCAGCAGCAAATGTATCATATTCATATCCATTCCATGGCTGTGATGATTGCCCGAATCCTCGACGATCATACGTGATAACGCGGTATCCAGCCTCAACTAGCACTGGGACTTGCTTCTCCCATGATCTTCCGCTAAGTGGCCAACCATGAATGAGAACGATCGGTTTCCCCGTACCCACTTCCTCAATGTGTAATTCAATCGGTGCTCCATTCTCGTATCCAACTGTTAATTTGCTCATAGTCAATCCCTCCAAATGATATTAATTTTGCTCGTCGTCATGATTCAATATGCTTAAAATGTTTTTTATTGTCGCAAAGTGCATCGCTTCATGGTAGATAGAGAAGGTCAATACATCGTCTACTGTTTTAAAGGTAAGCCCTGAAGAAGAAGAGTGATAGTGCGGATTGATATCTTCTTTAATATGATTTGTAAGTATAGATTCGATTCTAATAAATTGTTCTGATAATAATTCAAGTAATTCAGACATTGATGGACCTTTTTGAGTCCAGTCAGAAGGCTTCGTTCCAGGATCAAATAACTGATTAAAATTAGAAGGTAGGTGCGTTTGATGATTAGTTAAGCCAAATGCAAACTTTTCATGAATGACATAGATATGACCTAGATTCCACTTAATATTATTTCTTAATCCGGTGGGGATTTTCTCTGCCATCGAATCATTAATGTCGTTCACATACTTAAGTGTTTGTCGACGAGTAAATTCTAATTGATTTATGATAAAGTTGGTCATATTTTTTTCCTCCATTTAGGAATATTACAATTTTTATAAAGCAAAACGAACCTGTTTGTTCTTTCTCAATCATTCAGATTATTTATATCGACGATCCTGTTCCTTAATCGGATAATCATTTCCAGACATATCACGTCTTTTCATCAGACCGTCCTCAGCAAATTCCCAAAGCTCGTTCCCGTGGCATCTCATCCATTGACCCGTTTTTGCATCCTGGTATTCATACTCAGATCGAACAGAATCCGATTGTCAGTGTAGCACCACAGCTCTTTCATAAGTTTGTAGTTAAGCTCTCTCTCCCATTTATTAGAGAGAAACGTTTTAATCGCATCCCGTCCTGTTAAGAAATCCGTACGGTTGCGCCAGTTAGAATCTAAGGAATATCCCTTAGATACTCGTTCTGGATCTTGTGAGTTCCAAGCATCTTCTGCAAATTTAACTTTGGCCAAAGCTGTTTCGAGTGTAAATGGTGGGCGAATGTCTTTACTCATTGTTTATCTTCCTTTCAAATTTTAAATGTTAAATCGTTCTTATTCCTTACTTAAGCGTTCGGTCTGCTTCACGAATTGGATATTCGTTGCCAGACATATCTCGTCTTTTCATTAGGCCGTCTTCACCGAATTCCCAATATTCATTTCCGTGACACCACATCCACTGACCCGAGTTTACATTACGGTACTCGTACTCAAATCGAACAGCAATGCGGGAGTCTGTATAGCACCAAAGTTCTTTCTTTAATTTATAATCTGTTTCTTTGTTCCATTTGTTGGTTAAAAACGTTTTGATTGCTTCTCTGCCTGTGAAGAACTCTGTGCGATTACGCCAGTTGGAATCTAAGGAATATCCCTTAGATACTCGTTCTGGATCCTGTGAATTCCAAGCATCTTCCGCAAATTTAACTTTGGCCAGAGCCGTTTCATGTGTAAAAGGTGGGCGAATATCTTTACTCATATCTCATCATCCTTTTTTATTTTTTAAGCACAGTTGATATATGCTAGAAAGCCATCTTCTTCTTTTTTCAATTTAATGCTCCTCACAAAAACTATTATACAGACAGGTCTGTATAATTTCAAGTTATTTATTTTTCTTTCTTACTTTGATTGGTTGCTGCACCGTGCCAAAACTAAATTTAAGAGCGAAGAATAACTAGATATAAAATAGTTGCTACGAGATAAAAGGCCGAGCAACATTTATACGGATAGCAAAACACTAACACAGCTTAATAACCGCTACAGGAGAATCCCTCGCACCTGCGGGAACGGCCTCAGCCCCTTTCGCGGGAAAAGCGCCGCTACAGTGTCTTCACCGCGTTCTGTTTCCAGGAGTCTCGGGTTCTCCTTACGCTAGTTCAAATAAAATCAACTAGAAAATGGCGAATGATTCGATTGTAGAATCATTCGCCTTTTCAAATTGATTTTTAGTTTTGTCCCAGCCTCTCCATTAGATACTAGTTCAGTCAATATTAGATATGGGAAAGCATCAACTTAGCACCAGCCTTCGCTTTTTGGGCTGAATCACCCTTTTGGTACACTAACTCCGTAACGATCGCTCCCTCAACAAGAAGGTATAAGCTATCTGAAAGCTCTGTTTCGTTCGTTAGCCCTGCCTGTTTAACTAATTCAGAGATATAATCTTTTAACAATCTCTTGTGTTCAATCGCAGCCTCATGAAATGGATGTGTGATACTTGTAAATTCAGCAGCTGTATTAAGAAATGCACAACCATTGAAGTCAGTTCCATTAAACCAGCTATCTAATACATCAAATAATGCCAGTAAT comes from the Alkalihalobacillus sp. FSL W8-0930 genome and includes:
- a CDS encoding PTS fructose transporter subunit IIB, with product MKFVGVTACIAGLAHTPMAAKALEKAGAKLGHDVKMEQQGALGLVNEVTAEDVQDADAVIIAADKAIEGEDRFKGKPVVRIKLGQAVSNGEAVIEKIVQALEKRKQS
- a CDS encoding PTS sugar transporter subunit IIA, with the protein product MLLKDNQIFLDIELGNRDDVLHLISQKAQELGITDDQEQLLADLISRETTYSTAFQEGIAIPHAKSAAVNRAALIFIKMKEKIDWQSPDQFKVENIFAILVPNVEAGTRHLQILSALAGQLMEEEFQERLATIQSKDDVLELLNSVEREVV
- a CDS encoding alpha/beta hydrolase, producing the protein MSKLTVGYENGAPIELHIEEVGTGKPIVLIHGWPLSGRSWEKQVPVLVEAGYRVITYDRRGFGQSSQPWNGYEYDTFAADLNKILNHLNLSDVTLVGFSMGGGEVARYIGTYGTKRISSAVLAGAVPPYLYKTEDHPDGGFDDEAIKGLEDGVKTDRISFLDDFTTNFFASGDQTDLVSEAFRLYNRDIAAFASPKGTLDCIAAFSKTDFRADLDAFDVPTFIIHGDADAIVPLEVSGQKAHERIANSRLVVIKGGSHGFNVTHADEFNYELVQFLKSVAPVEEK
- a CDS encoding DinB family protein; the protein is MTNFIINQLEFTRRQTLKYVNDINDSMAEKIPTGLRNNIKWNLGHIYVIHEKFAFGLTNHQTHLPSNFNQLFDPGTKPSDWTQKGPSMSELLELLSEQFIRIESILTNHIKEDINPHYHSSSSGLTFKTVDDVLTFSIYHEAMHFATIKNILSILNHDDEQN
- a CDS encoding nuclear transport factor 2 family protein → MSKDIRPPFTHETALAKVKFAEDAWNSQDPERVSKGYSLDSNWRNRTEFFTGREAIKTFLTNKWNKETDYKLKKELWCYTDSRIAVRFEYEYRNVNSGQWMWCHGNEYWEFGEDGLMKRRDMSGNEYPIREADRTLK
- a CDS encoding TetR/AcrR family transcriptional regulator gives rise to the protein MSKRTQILDIATALFYRDGIHATGVDKIVAEAGVAKMTMYNHFPSKDDLILAYLEKRDTEWRSWFVESVNKLANDPTEKLLALFDVLDSWFNGTDFNGCAFLNTAAEFTSITHPFHEAAIEHKRLLKDYISELVKQAGLTNETELSDSLYLLVEGAIVTELVYQKGDSAQKAKAGAKLMLSHI